A stretch of the Thermofilum adornatum genome encodes the following:
- a CDS encoding nucleotidyltransferase domain-containing protein has protein sequence MSFPREDLAIEIQTWKLRELLKWRDYLEILVEAVKTVFGKGAEVYVFGSAVEGKLTVDSDVDIAIVLEEPPRTSREKIQATEQAMEIDGGEGRAMVVPLRDTPAYKGGALTPGRSKAG, from the coding sequence ATGTCTTTTCCTAGGGAGGATCTAGCCATCGAGATACAGACGTGGAAGCTCCGCGAGCTCTTAAAGTGGAGGGACTACCTGGAAATACTCGTAGAAGCTGTTAAAACCGTCTTTGGGAAGGGTGCAGAGGTCTACGTATTCGGCTCGGCGGTAGAGGGCAAGCTCACGGTTGACAGCGATGTGGACATCGCAATAGTCCTAGAAGAGCCTCCTAGAACATCGCGGGAGAAAATCCAGGCTACTGAGCAGGCTATGGAGATTGATGGAGGAGAAGGGCGAGCCATGGTGGTACCCCTTCGAGATACACCTGCTTACAAAGGAGGAGCTCTCACTCCTGGAAGGAGCAAAGCTGGTTAG
- a CDS encoding type II toxin-antitoxin system CcdA family antitoxin: MSTEVLSVRVRRELKEEALRLGIDVRSVIERALEEEVRKAKKEKFRELLEEALKGCDITVEEWVRAVKETRREH; the protein is encoded by the coding sequence GTGTCTACTGAAGTGCTATCTGTTAGGGTCAGGAGAGAGCTTAAGGAGGAAGCTTTGAGGCTGGGAATCGATGTTAGGAGTGTTATTGAGAGGGCTCTCGAGGAGGAGGTAAGAAAGGCGAAGAAGGAGAAGTTCAGGGAGTTGCTCGAGGAAGCCCTAAAGGGTTGCGACATAACGGTTGAAGAATGGGTTAGGGCAGTAAAGGAAACTAGGAGGGAACATTAA
- a CDS encoding ABC transporter permease, which yields MNPVYRFGSWLIDKYAGLREKISPGWLEKNRSKLVETKLSVYVFTSSRIGLTGLALVVITLFLAIFGPFIAWEPYDVYPILNKPELAGKLPHPPCFGNCEGLPMFGTDQYGRDVLSLVVRGFRIALVMSIIIVVTSSLIGILIGLVSGYFGGLVDEILMRFTDMMLAFPGLILAIAFSLTLRLSLRDFLMANPTATSIVASLFALNPKDAPNLANLLSVFLALILVWWPPYARVVRGSVLSVKEQGFIEAAKALGLSTWKILTRHIFPNIMSPLLVMVTFDFATATLSSAALSFLGLGPQPPVPDLGLIISQAGQYFPEKSWWIVIEAGTALLLISLGWNLVGDALRDVFDPKTRRSIELKAKIEVRK from the coding sequence ATGAACCCTGTTTACCGTTTTGGAAGCTGGCTTATAGACAAATATGCAGGTCTAAGGGAAAAGATAAGCCCGGGATGGCTCGAAAAGAACAGGTCCAAACTCGTTGAGACAAAGCTCTCCGTCTATGTCTTCACTTCTTCCAGGATAGGGCTCACCGGTCTAGCCCTTGTTGTCATTACACTTTTTCTAGCGATATTTGGCCCCTTTATTGCATGGGAACCGTACGACGTATACCCGATACTCAACAAGCCCGAGCTAGCTGGAAAGTTGCCTCATCCACCGTGTTTTGGGAACTGTGAAGGTCTGCCAATGTTTGGTACAGACCAGTATGGAAGAGACGTTTTAAGCCTAGTGGTAAGGGGTTTCAGGATAGCCCTTGTTATGAGCATAATAATTGTTGTAACTAGCTCTCTTATAGGCATTCTGATAGGCCTAGTCTCGGGCTATTTCGGAGGACTAGTAGACGAAATCCTAATGAGGTTTACCGACATGATGCTCGCTTTCCCAGGGCTAATCCTAGCTATAGCATTCAGCTTAACGCTCCGGCTCTCTCTTAGAGACTTCCTGATGGCAAACCCAACGGCAACAAGCATAGTTGCCTCCCTATTTGCCCTTAACCCCAAGGACGCTCCTAACCTCGCAAACCTGCTCTCTGTCTTCCTCGCACTTATACTCGTTTGGTGGCCCCCATACGCAAGGGTTGTGAGAGGCTCCGTCCTATCAGTAAAGGAGCAGGGCTTCATAGAGGCCGCAAAGGCTCTGGGGCTTTCAACGTGGAAGATACTTACCAGGCACATTTTCCCCAACATCATGTCTCCACTCCTAGTCATGGTTACATTCGATTTTGCGACCGCGACACTTAGCTCTGCGGCCCTATCGTTCCTGGGTTTGGGCCCCCAGCCACCTGTCCCCGATCTGGGCCTCATTATTTCACAGGCGGGGCAGTACTTCCCGGAGAAAAGCTGGTGGATAGTAATAGAGGCCGGGACAGCATTGCTACTAATATCTCTTGGATGGAACCTAGTGGGAGACGCCCTGAGGGACGTCTTCGACCCGAAGACTAGGCGCTCAATAGAGTTAAAAGCCAAGATAGAGGTGAGAAAATGA
- a CDS encoding ABC transporter substrate-binding protein, with the protein MQTTKSKGLNKNTLYAVIIAVILLIVAVIVLLPKGPTPTGPVAQARPFHKQILYVIVNDEGTRINMYKTGVFDIAAVTPARWPDVNNTKVGNFTLHLVRRPDKPQLTIQYVGLNPMKEPFNIPEVRQALAYAVPYDVILKQVFGGLYTRLYTIIPKGMPGYTEFGINKYEYDMNKAQQIMSQLKAKGFDPSKYVITIIYNEGNTARQQIATLLQQSWSQLGFKVTVESYSWPKYLDLTDHFQFQVMLLGWIPDYFDPDDYLMPFVWGGAEFKNLEINSNVAPGDVGKYLANVNMTVETEKFIVVAGEKGTGAKYTGPTNKPIITIGYVVDWDTTNSNWANPVNMVTLGTGGLKDVALSALCKAAQRIVDPTIREAVLQAATIYFNKQATLLILGQQITGENYGSWVHDMYYPVATFARYDLVWEDPNAPVADTGVAGVKNSPETMVIGDIGWPDTFDPAKSYESFGWEIFWQTYGKLVTMWKEDTEPIPELSVAWAFSKDLTELYFVMRGNVKAYDPWNNKTYPITAVDALFSVWRAVRLNLPGGPQWMIDSYIDVNASSVMTESELDNLAKTNGLVTFYMGKSAEVHSLNELLSFFKYSGPTAGVVKFKLRFPYVPILQIFVTGVGSIIPMQYALGNNYQAALADSNNGRNPAAWAKYVGVGEDDPTFKLLSTKPVSTGPYYVADYKEDSYILLKYNPYYWNATLWQQLYGFKP; encoded by the coding sequence GTGCAAACAACAAAATCCAAAGGCTTAAATAAAAATACCTTATACGCCGTAATTATTGCTGTAATACTTCTAATTGTTGCGGTAATAGTTTTGCTTCCAAAGGGTCCCACACCCACGGGACCAGTTGCACAGGCTAGACCATTCCACAAGCAAATACTCTACGTAATTGTCAACGATGAGGGAACAAGAATTAACATGTATAAAACCGGGGTATTCGATATAGCTGCTGTAACCCCGGCGAGATGGCCTGATGTAAACAATACAAAGGTAGGTAACTTTACCCTCCACCTGGTGAGGAGACCAGACAAGCCACAACTTACAATTCAGTATGTAGGACTTAACCCCATGAAGGAACCCTTCAATATTCCGGAGGTTAGACAGGCACTGGCATATGCTGTGCCCTATGACGTCATACTGAAACAGGTGTTTGGAGGCCTATACACGAGGCTCTACACTATAATACCCAAGGGGATGCCTGGCTATACAGAGTTCGGCATAAACAAGTATGAGTACGACATGAATAAGGCACAACAGATAATGTCCCAGCTTAAGGCTAAAGGCTTCGACCCAAGCAAGTACGTTATAACCATTATCTATAACGAGGGCAACACTGCGCGCCAGCAAATAGCGACACTGCTCCAGCAGTCATGGAGCCAGCTAGGATTCAAGGTGACAGTAGAGTCTTACTCGTGGCCAAAGTACCTTGACTTGACAGACCACTTCCAGTTCCAAGTCATGCTTCTAGGATGGATCCCCGACTATTTCGACCCAGACGACTACTTGATGCCATTTGTCTGGGGAGGCGCAGAGTTCAAGAATCTAGAGATCAATAGCAACGTCGCTCCAGGAGACGTTGGAAAATATCTCGCAAACGTAAACATGACTGTAGAGACCGAGAAGTTCATAGTTGTCGCCGGCGAGAAGGGTACCGGCGCGAAATATACGGGTCCGACAAACAAGCCGATAATCACTATTGGCTACGTGGTTGACTGGGACACAACAAACAGCAACTGGGCAAACCCAGTAAACATGGTCACTCTTGGAACAGGAGGACTCAAAGATGTTGCACTAAGCGCCCTATGCAAGGCTGCCCAGAGAATAGTAGACCCAACGATCAGGGAAGCAGTGCTCCAGGCGGCAACGATTTATTTCAATAAGCAGGCAACGTTACTCATCTTAGGGCAACAAATCACGGGCGAAAACTACGGATCATGGGTACACGACATGTACTACCCCGTTGCCACCTTTGCTAGATACGACCTGGTATGGGAGGATCCCAACGCTCCAGTCGCTGACACCGGTGTAGCGGGCGTCAAGAACAGCCCAGAAACAATGGTTATAGGAGACATCGGCTGGCCAGACACATTTGACCCAGCAAAGTCCTACGAGAGCTTCGGCTGGGAAATATTCTGGCAAACCTATGGAAAGCTAGTCACAATGTGGAAAGAAGATACCGAGCCTATCCCAGAGCTCTCTGTCGCGTGGGCCTTCAGCAAGGATCTGACAGAGCTCTACTTCGTAATGAGGGGCAACGTCAAGGCATACGACCCGTGGAACAACAAGACCTACCCCATTACAGCTGTAGACGCGCTCTTCAGCGTGTGGCGCGCAGTTAGACTAAACCTACCAGGTGGGCCCCAATGGATGATCGACAGCTACATAGATGTTAACGCTTCAAGCGTTATGACAGAGAGCGAGCTAGACAACCTAGCAAAGACAAACGGGCTAGTAACATTCTACATGGGCAAGTCTGCAGAAGTCCACAGCCTAAACGAGCTACTAAGCTTCTTCAAGTACAGCGGGCCGACAGCGGGCGTAGTAAAGTTCAAGCTACGCTTCCCCTACGTCCCAATACTCCAGATATTCGTCACGGGCGTCGGCTCAATTATACCGATGCAGTACGCCCTTGGAAATAACTACCAGGCGGCTCTAGCCGACTCAAACAATGGTAGAAACCCCGCGGCGTGGGCTAAATATGTGGGTGTAGGCGAAGATGACCCGACATTCAAGCTACTTTCAACAAAGCCTGTATCAACTGGTCCATACTATGTTGCAGACTACAAGGAAGATAGCTACATCCTGCTCAAATACAACCCATACTACTGGAACGCGACATTATGGCAACAACTATATGGATTCAAGCCCTAA
- a CDS encoding DUF167 domain-containing protein has protein sequence MILRYQVEVEFHKDYVRVEGDKIFVGLKSRPERGEANMELIKKLAKYFGVSSSQVKIVSGWKSRTKIVEIGSEEEKV, from the coding sequence ATGATTTTGAGGTATCAAGTAGAGGTCGAGTTTCACAAGGATTATGTCAGGGTGGAGGGCGACAAGATATTTGTAGGTCTCAAGTCGAGGCCGGAGAGGGGAGAGGCAAACATGGAGCTTATTAAGAAGCTTGCAAAGTACTTTGGGGTTTCATCTTCTCAGGTAAAAATTGTTTCTGGCTGGAAGTCTAGGACAAAAATAGTAGAGATCGGGAGTGAAGAAGAAAAGGTTTAG
- a CDS encoding putative CRISPR-associated protein, translated as MSQEKVVHIVTVGTSIVRNIAQNVSGQSVSSEVLEKFKRWAQASPRSREDAEAGERACSGCEEFEAGLRILASKPYEVSAELNAMRSYLEEGMVDAVVLLSSDTGVSEFSAKILEAYLSSEGKLVETIRVPGLGLDFQEGLINLVDTVASVVARYRGLGYRAWINLTGGFKLEAAVLYLVSCLSRLGVEKAYYIHEAMRSTVEVPAIPVKLEDSLLRTVERLGDQEVELEEARKRIGEEMLDVLLRSGLVERSGTTVRIRKWVLHLVRGF; from the coding sequence ATGAGTCAAGAAAAAGTCGTTCACATTGTTACCGTGGGGACGAGCATTGTTAGGAATATAGCGCAAAATGTTTCTGGACAAAGCGTCTCTAGCGAGGTTTTAGAGAAATTCAAGAGGTGGGCTCAGGCTTCTCCCAGGAGCAGAGAGGACGCTGAAGCTGGTGAGAGGGCTTGTAGCGGCTGCGAGGAGTTCGAGGCTGGGCTGAGGATTCTTGCCAGCAAGCCGTATGAGGTGAGCGCTGAGCTTAACGCTATGAGGTCTTACCTGGAGGAGGGAATGGTCGACGCCGTTGTGCTTCTTTCGTCTGATACTGGTGTGTCTGAGTTCTCTGCGAAGATTCTTGAGGCTTATCTCTCCTCGGAGGGGAAACTTGTAGAAACAATTAGGGTGCCGGGCCTCGGCCTGGACTTTCAGGAGGGTCTGATTAACCTGGTGGACACAGTTGCAAGCGTTGTGGCAAGGTATAGAGGTCTGGGTTATAGGGCATGGATAAACCTTACGGGGGGCTTCAAGCTGGAGGCGGCTGTCCTGTATCTCGTCTCCTGTCTGTCTAGGCTGGGCGTCGAGAAGGCCTACTATATACATGAGGCCATGAGGAGCACTGTGGAGGTCCCAGCTATACCTGTAAAGCTTGAGGACTCCCTGCTGAGAACTGTCGAGCGGCTAGGCGATCAAGAGGTCGAACTAGAGGAGGCACGTAAAAGGATAGGCGAAGAGATGCTAGATGTCCTCCTTAGGAGTGGGCTTGTCGAAAGGAGTGGCACAACTGTGAGGATAAGGAAGTGGGTATTGCACTTGGTGAGAGGCTTCTAG
- a CDS encoding ABC transporter permease, with the protein MSWKMGLGSYLLRRLLTFLPSVIGALLITYLIAYVIPTDPVRAWVGEKLMDPSTLDKLKKEYKFDAPWYEQFVFLVEKLLSGTLIDPVRGTPVVQQVAQRFPITVELAIFGMLFTVAIGIPLGIVAAAKKDSVIDFFVRIFALFGSSIPAFVLYYFLILAFYVYARASLLAGVPFYSLSCAARLDSIRDAVPVLGYLVWAVGQVPIFGAPMCGEFSVVSDTVVRMWLPGLALGLLSGGFIARIVRNSLLDAFTSESILFAKARGLTNQRIWRHALKNAFAPIVTILGLDFAGLLTGAIIAETVFNIPGMGLYMYQGITRLNFPIIIAGTFLFSIIYIVMNLIVDLIYALIDPRVRY; encoded by the coding sequence GTGAGTTGGAAAATGGGACTTGGAAGTTATCTTTTAAGGAGGTTGCTGACCTTTCTGCCCAGCGTGATAGGGGCGTTGCTGATAACTTACCTAATTGCATACGTTATACCTACTGACCCCGTCAGGGCATGGGTAGGAGAGAAACTCATGGATCCATCAACCCTCGACAAGCTAAAAAAGGAATACAAGTTCGACGCGCCCTGGTACGAGCAATTCGTCTTCCTGGTTGAAAAGTTGCTGAGCGGTACACTTATTGACCCGGTGCGTGGAACCCCAGTTGTCCAGCAAGTGGCACAGAGATTCCCCATAACAGTCGAGCTGGCGATTTTTGGGATGCTGTTTACGGTGGCTATAGGGATACCTCTAGGCATAGTTGCCGCCGCAAAGAAGGACAGTGTCATCGACTTTTTTGTAAGGATATTTGCATTGTTCGGTAGCTCTATTCCAGCCTTCGTGCTATACTACTTTTTGATACTCGCCTTCTACGTATATGCCAGAGCCTCTTTGCTCGCTGGAGTACCGTTCTATTCCCTTTCCTGTGCCGCCCGCCTAGACTCTATAAGGGACGCTGTGCCAGTGCTGGGCTACTTGGTATGGGCAGTTGGGCAAGTCCCAATCTTTGGCGCCCCAATGTGTGGAGAATTTAGTGTTGTTTCCGATACGGTGGTAAGAATGTGGCTTCCAGGACTGGCTCTTGGCCTGCTATCAGGGGGATTCATTGCCAGAATAGTGAGGAACAGTCTTCTCGACGCCTTCACATCAGAGTCAATCCTTTTTGCAAAGGCTAGAGGGCTGACAAACCAGCGGATATGGCGCCACGCTTTGAAGAACGCCTTTGCACCAATAGTGACCATTCTTGGACTTGATTTTGCCGGGCTACTTACCGGGGCAATAATAGCTGAGACTGTCTTCAATATTCCTGGAATGGGGCTCTACATGTATCAGGGGATAACTAGGCTTAACTTCCCTATAATCATTGCTGGAACATTCCTGTTCTCGATAATATACATAGTCATGAATCTCATAGTAGACCTCATTTACGCCTTGATTGATCCCCGGGTGAGATACTAG
- a CDS encoding ArsA-related P-loop ATPase yields the protein MRRYVFLKVKGGVGGSSLALSLGKFLALRGSKVLIVDADPVSTISELVGHKAKGIIQAVKENLDYRTSLKTIETGKGTLTVLRIYSERIPLEVEKRDLLSFKDKFSETYTRALNSENVDYVIVDHEAALSYEDPLFSIERKNFHETYKGIQEGIIMVLEPTPVSLSSTKRYIDALQAKEQLPFSAIIVNKVPTDEETMTRAREILEEAMEYSGAKVGALIPIINDYVLYRPGAFTLYPIPVGVMEIALALERNKKIMYTPSHLDALKKAVYIRSTMLIETDSSNILKCIQEILEVPKKIYSEEFKALIFSTQRFSTLIAESSYVDYYGTTYSYEATKLKTGSVEEVIRLAKKLAQDFIREIEADDTEKIIVIASTNDLEPIYPSQEAPQLSRAFWKEFLESLKHGTKNASIILLCEPIGAQCQALRGLVDIAIRSDYKEGVPKCTVLQSKIPG from the coding sequence ATGCGTAGATATGTTTTCCTAAAGGTTAAAGGTGGTGTTGGCGGCTCATCACTAGCACTCTCGCTTGGCAAGTTTCTAGCGCTAAGAGGTTCAAAAGTCTTAATTGTAGACGCGGATCCAGTAAGCACAATATCTGAGCTTGTTGGACACAAGGCTAAGGGCATTATCCAGGCTGTAAAAGAAAATCTTGACTATAGGACATCACTAAAAACAATTGAGACTGGAAAGGGGACTCTAACAGTTTTGAGGATATATAGTGAAAGGATTCCCCTAGAAGTAGAGAAGCGAGACTTATTGTCTTTTAAAGACAAGTTCTCTGAGACATATACGAGAGCGCTTAATAGCGAAAATGTTGACTATGTTATTGTTGACCATGAGGCGGCCCTGTCTTATGAAGATCCACTATTCTCTATTGAAAGAAAAAATTTCCACGAGACATACAAGGGGATCCAAGAAGGGATAATAATGGTTCTCGAGCCGACCCCAGTGTCTCTCAGCTCTACAAAGAGGTATATTGATGCACTACAGGCTAAAGAACAGCTACCGTTTTCGGCCATCATAGTTAACAAAGTTCCCACAGACGAAGAAACTATGACAAGGGCTAGAGAGATACTGGAGGAAGCCATGGAATATAGTGGCGCCAAGGTTGGCGCGCTTATCCCTATTATTAATGACTATGTTCTCTATAGACCCGGGGCTTTCACGCTTTACCCGATTCCCGTAGGCGTCATGGAAATAGCGCTAGCCTTAGAAAGAAACAAAAAGATAATGTATACCCCTTCACATCTAGACGCCTTAAAGAAAGCAGTTTATATAAGGTCCACTATGCTTATTGAGACAGACTCTTCCAATATTCTCAAATGCATACAGGAGATACTAGAGGTTCCAAAGAAAATATACTCTGAGGAATTCAAGGCCTTAATTTTCTCAACACAGAGATTCTCGACCCTAATAGCAGAATCAAGCTATGTTGACTACTATGGAACAACATATTCCTATGAAGCAACCAAGCTAAAAACAGGGAGCGTAGAAGAAGTTATAAGACTAGCCAAAAAGCTGGCACAGGACTTCATTAGAGAGATTGAGGCAGACGATACAGAAAAAATTATAGTAATAGCAAGTACAAATGACCTCGAACCCATATACCCCTCACAAGAGGCGCCCCAGCTCTCTAGGGCATTTTGGAAGGAGTTCCTAGAAAGCCTTAAGCATGGAACAAAAAATGCTTCTATAATCCTCCTATGTGAGCCTATTGGAGCACAGTGCCAAGCATTGAGGGGACTGGTAGATATAGCTATACGTTCAGACTACAAAGAGGGGGTTCCAAAATGCACAGTTCTCCAATCAAAGATCCCTGGCTAG
- a CDS encoding ABC transporter ATP-binding protein, which translates to MSSTLPENQVLAVRDLSVRFYTYAGVVHAVSQAYLDVFERETVALVGETGCGKSVFTKAITGLIDPPGRIETGQALFRKRDGTIVDLLKLSPEEIREIRGNEIAYIFQDPSSSLDPLYTAGDHIAETILEHRPITKDEAYQEAVQLLRDVLIPNPEVRVKNYPHELSGGMRQRVVIATAIANKPRLLIADEPTTNLDVTVQAQILDLLRGLKEKYKMSLLLITHNLGVVAETADRVYVMYGGRIAETADVNTIFEAPMHPYTQLLLRAVPNPLKRIERLESIPGTVPNLIDMKPGCPFAPRCPFAMEICRKEDPPRIDLGNGHVVHCWLHAKR; encoded by the coding sequence ATGAGTAGCACTTTGCCCGAAAACCAGGTATTAGCGGTAAGAGACCTCTCGGTGAGGTTCTACACGTATGCCGGCGTTGTACACGCTGTCTCGCAGGCCTACCTAGACGTGTTCGAAAGGGAAACAGTCGCCCTGGTTGGAGAGACGGGCTGTGGGAAGTCTGTTTTCACAAAGGCGATTACAGGCTTGATAGATCCGCCTGGGCGCATTGAGACTGGACAAGCATTGTTCAGGAAGAGAGACGGGACAATTGTTGACCTGCTAAAGCTGTCGCCAGAAGAGATCAGGGAAATAAGGGGAAACGAGATTGCCTACATATTCCAGGACCCCTCAAGCTCACTAGACCCACTATACACTGCAGGAGACCACATAGCTGAAACCATTCTTGAGCATAGACCAATAACTAAGGACGAGGCTTATCAAGAGGCTGTCCAACTGCTCCGAGACGTATTGATTCCGAACCCCGAGGTCAGGGTCAAGAACTACCCACATGAGCTTAGCGGGGGGATGAGGCAGAGAGTTGTGATTGCCACAGCTATAGCAAACAAGCCGAGGCTCCTAATTGCAGACGAGCCGACAACCAACCTAGACGTAACAGTCCAGGCACAGATCCTAGACCTGTTGAGGGGGCTGAAAGAAAAATACAAGATGAGCCTCCTCTTAATCACACACAATCTAGGAGTAGTAGCAGAGACAGCTGACAGGGTTTATGTCATGTATGGAGGCAGAATAGCCGAAACAGCAGACGTAAACACTATATTCGAGGCACCAATGCACCCCTACACCCAACTCCTATTAAGGGCCGTCCCAAACCCATTGAAACGAATCGAGCGGCTAGAATCAATACCGGGCACCGTTCCCAACTTGATAGACATGAAGCCTGGTTGCCCCTTCGCCCCCCGATGCCCATTCGCTATGGAGATCTGCAGAAAGGAAGACCCTCCCAGAATAGATCTAGGTAACGGTCACGTTGTTCACTGCTGGCTACATGCAAAGAGGTGA
- a CDS encoding SDH family Clp fold serine proteinase — protein MDIDIMSLLFYILLLYIVFHPQLQMNALTRARLKLIQAIEKKYGWRVITLIHRQEKIGFLGFPLYRYIDIEDSEAVIRAIRTTPPNQPIALILHTPGGLVLAASQIAMALKRHPAKKIVIIPHYAMSGGTLIALAADEIIMDPNAVLGPLDPQIPVGNTAYPAPSLVKVAKLKGEQAKEEFLILADVAEKAINEIQDFIVSLLADKMPQEKAREIARTLTEGRYTHDYPITADQAKQLGLNINTNIPPEIYTLMQLYPQAIQQRPGIEYLPRPPVPFYPTRQEPARARWQR, from the coding sequence ATGGATATAGATATAATGAGCCTTTTGTTCTATATCCTCCTCCTTTACATTGTCTTCCATCCACAGCTACAGATGAACGCTTTGACCAGGGCAAGGCTGAAGCTTATACAGGCAATAGAGAAGAAGTACGGCTGGAGAGTCATCACTCTCATACATAGACAAGAAAAAATAGGCTTCCTAGGCTTCCCGCTCTACAGATACATAGACATAGAAGACTCAGAGGCAGTCATAAGGGCTATCAGGACAACCCCGCCCAACCAGCCGATAGCACTCATACTACACACGCCGGGCGGACTAGTCCTAGCAGCGTCACAGATAGCAATGGCGCTCAAACGGCACCCAGCCAAGAAGATAGTCATAATTCCACACTATGCTATGAGCGGGGGAACCCTGATAGCCCTAGCGGCAGACGAGATAATCATGGACCCCAACGCTGTCCTGGGACCCCTAGACCCACAGATACCCGTGGGCAACACCGCTTACCCGGCACCAAGCCTAGTAAAAGTCGCAAAGCTCAAAGGCGAACAGGCAAAAGAAGAATTCCTAATCCTAGCAGACGTAGCCGAAAAAGCAATAAACGAGATACAAGACTTCATAGTCTCCCTACTCGCTGACAAGATGCCCCAAGAAAAAGCAAGAGAAATAGCCAGAACCCTCACAGAAGGCAGATACACCCACGACTACCCAATAACAGCCGACCAGGCAAAACAGCTAGGACTAAACATAAACACAAACATCCCGCCAGAAATCTATACACTCATGCAACTATACCCACAAGCCATACAGCAAAGACCAGGAATAGAGTACCTCCCACGACCACCAGTCCCATTCTACCCCACAAGACAAGAACCAGCGCGTGCCCGCTGGCAGAGATAA
- a CDS encoding ABC transporter ATP-binding protein: MAELIRVENLKKYFKVRGSLFKTVKAVDGVDFTISQGETLGLVGESGCGKSTLGRTVIRLLEPTSGKIFFNGKDVMSLRGEELKQFRRNAQIVFQDPNTSLNPRMTIFEILSEPLFEHNIPVGDPEEYIVKQLESVGLGREHLYRYPHELSGGQKQRIAILRALTLNPSFIVLDEPTSSLDVSVQASILNMLKDIQRERKISYLFISHDIGVVKYMSHRIGVMYLGKIVELGPSDRIFENPLHPYTKFLLSSIPIPDPKYARTRQRLAIQGEPPSPIDIPKGCRFHPRCPFATEKCRTAEPPLIEVEPGHYVACWLHEKA, from the coding sequence ATGGCGGAACTTATACGGGTTGAAAACCTGAAGAAATACTTCAAGGTAAGAGGCTCCCTATTTAAGACTGTCAAAGCCGTCGACGGCGTCGACTTCACTATAAGCCAGGGCGAAACCCTTGGACTCGTGGGTGAAAGTGGGTGCGGAAAGTCGACACTAGGCAGAACCGTTATACGCCTCCTAGAGCCAACGTCTGGAAAAATATTCTTCAATGGAAAAGACGTCATGTCCCTTAGGGGTGAAGAGTTAAAACAGTTCAGGAGAAATGCCCAGATAGTCTTCCAAGACCCAAACACATCTCTAAACCCCAGGATGACCATTTTCGAGATACTCTCTGAGCCACTCTTCGAGCACAATATCCCGGTCGGAGACCCCGAAGAATACATTGTAAAGCAACTAGAAAGCGTTGGCCTGGGAAGGGAGCACCTATACAGATACCCCCACGAGCTCAGCGGTGGACAAAAACAGAGAATAGCTATCCTCAGGGCGCTCACCCTGAACCCAAGCTTCATAGTCCTAGACGAGCCAACATCTTCCCTAGATGTCTCTGTGCAGGCATCTATACTAAACATGCTTAAAGACATACAGAGAGAAAGGAAGATATCCTACCTCTTCATATCCCACGACATAGGAGTAGTCAAATACATGAGCCACAGGATAGGAGTAATGTATCTAGGAAAAATCGTCGAGCTAGGGCCATCGGATAGAATATTCGAGAACCCCCTGCACCCATACACAAAGTTCCTACTAAGCTCAATACCTATACCCGACCCCAAATATGCGAGAACCAGGCAGAGACTAGCAATCCAGGGCGAGCCCCCATCGCCAATAGACATACCGAAGGGATGCAGGTTCCACCCCAGGTGCCCATTCGCCACAGAAAAATGCAGGACAGCCGAGCCGCCACTAATAGAAGTTGAGCCCGGCCACTATGTCGCATGCTGGCTACATGAAAAAGCCTAA
- a CDS encoding type II toxin-antitoxin system VapC family toxin translates to MVEYLLDASALYPLMLKMKDKLFDYLNLFVVLDLTVYEIGNVIWKESRVGRVRAPKALAIAFAEVFREVKVVRLRDEETADVLELALAEEITFYDAAYLYAARKLRLRLVTEDSDLKKYPESVGLEELVAGLERSRR, encoded by the coding sequence ATGGTTGAGTACCTGCTTGACGCCTCTGCACTTTATCCACTCATGTTGAAGATGAAGGATAAGCTTTTCGACTACTTAAATCTCTTTGTAGTGCTGGATCTGACAGTATATGAGATTGGCAACGTGATTTGGAAGGAGAGTCGGGTAGGCAGGGTTAGGGCTCCTAAGGCTTTAGCGATAGCATTCGCAGAGGTATTTAGGGAAGTTAAGGTTGTCAGATTGAGGGACGAGGAAACAGCGGACGTCTTAGAGCTGGCTTTGGCGGAGGAAATAACCTTCTATGATGCGGCTTACCTGTACGCAGCTAGAAAGCTCCGCTTAAGGCTTGTGACCGAGGACTCGGATTTGAAAAAGTACCCAGAATCTGTAGGCTTAGAAGAGCTCGTTGCAGGGCTAGAGCGTTCGAGGCGTTAG